A DNA window from Fibrobacter sp. UWB4 contains the following coding sequences:
- a CDS encoding TIGR03960 family B12-binding radical SAM protein has product MTILEKIALALPAVESPARYMGGEANSVIKDHSKMLARMAFVFPDTYEIGMSNNGLRILYHVLNREPDLLCEVAFAPWDDMAAEMKKYDIPLYTHASYTAVKDYEVVGLTLQTELNFTNVPYVLELARIPAWQKDRAESDPIVVSGGPSMGNPEPVADFFDAFMIGDGEKLVVDFVRCVGEGRKAGLKRAQILENLSKLDGVYVPSLTKVVKNEYGVIVPAEPAKGSYEKTNGVRRQFIPKLDPKDYPIKNLIANMQLVHNRFSVEVMRGCAQGCRFCQAGIWYRPCRELNPDDVLDIAKAGIQATGERELGLLSLSTADYKPVEALTDSIIDDPFYDNVDVSLPSIRVNSFGQSLAEKVAALKGGRSATFAPETGSERIRKMINKTISDQDMYDAAEHAFSSGFNKIKLYTMIGFPTENLDDMQAFCELIFNLVKIGRKYNRGIQIAVSIGILIPKSFTGLQWAPFMDKETALNHIRYVREKFFKHPNVKINWAAWETSFLEAVYSRGDRSLGPVIYAAYKKGIIFESDSYRFDFDKWLQVWEECGYDTSWVYRERDKDEVFPWDFIHAGTTKQYLRREWEKAFDPTSAPVPNCKWGDCQACGIPGFGKEIVLADNPVRHKAPSRTPEEIKKLVAERRPSQKVSYSYKITFKKSGISRFLPHHNMLSFFERTFICAGIPIKFSEGFSPKPRIVNMGALPLGLETYCEVISVDLLQKLDLSAEGKPAIIAKLSAPFPRGMEIVDIEPLKEKLSKHFPKAMVYRHTPESIPADLMQKFEQKQLPIVTNHRGQQMDLNEQVLGIDIQNGTMVVRVKCNNQGTTPSPFVIFAGLLGIEIDPAKLDEVSRRFLVAKIAIEW; this is encoded by the coding sequence ATGACAATCCTTGAGAAAATCGCACTTGCACTCCCCGCAGTAGAATCCCCCGCTCGTTACATGGGCGGCGAAGCGAACAGCGTCATCAAAGACCACAGCAAAATGCTTGCCCGCATGGCGTTTGTGTTCCCGGACACTTACGAAATCGGCATGAGCAACAACGGGCTGCGCATTTTGTACCATGTGCTGAATCGCGAACCAGATTTGCTTTGCGAAGTGGCTTTTGCGCCGTGGGACGACATGGCCGCCGAGATGAAGAAGTACGATATTCCGCTTTATACGCACGCAAGCTATACGGCGGTCAAGGATTATGAAGTCGTGGGGCTTACGCTCCAGACCGAACTCAACTTTACGAACGTACCCTACGTGCTTGAACTCGCAAGGATCCCGGCATGGCAAAAAGACCGTGCCGAGAGCGACCCGATTGTCGTTTCGGGCGGGCCTTCGATGGGTAACCCGGAGCCAGTCGCGGATTTCTTTGACGCGTTCATGATCGGCGATGGCGAAAAGCTCGTTGTTGATTTTGTACGCTGCGTGGGCGAAGGCCGCAAGGCGGGCCTCAAGCGCGCCCAGATTCTAGAAAACTTGTCCAAGCTCGATGGCGTTTACGTGCCGAGCTTGACGAAGGTTGTCAAGAACGAATACGGCGTAATCGTCCCGGCAGAACCCGCAAAGGGTTCTTACGAAAAGACGAACGGTGTACGCCGCCAGTTCATTCCAAAGCTCGACCCGAAAGACTATCCCATCAAGAACTTGATTGCGAACATGCAGCTTGTCCACAACCGTTTTAGTGTGGAAGTGATGCGTGGTTGTGCGCAGGGTTGTAGGTTCTGCCAGGCGGGCATTTGGTACAGGCCATGCCGCGAACTCAATCCGGACGATGTTTTGGATATTGCAAAGGCTGGCATTCAGGCGACTGGCGAACGCGAACTTGGACTTTTGTCGCTTTCTACCGCAGACTACAAGCCGGTCGAAGCGCTCACGGATTCCATCATCGACGATCCGTTTTATGACAACGTAGACGTAAGCCTCCCGAGTATCCGCGTCAACAGTTTTGGACAAAGTCTCGCCGAAAAAGTAGCAGCGCTCAAAGGCGGTCGTAGCGCCACGTTCGCACCGGAAACAGGTTCCGAACGTATCCGCAAGATGATCAACAAGACCATCAGCGACCAGGACATGTACGATGCCGCCGAACACGCGTTCTCTAGCGGGTTCAACAAGATCAAGCTTTACACGATGATCGGCTTCCCGACCGAGAACCTGGATGACATGCAGGCGTTCTGCGAACTCATTTTCAATCTCGTGAAAATCGGGCGCAAGTACAACCGCGGCATTCAAATTGCGGTGAGCATCGGCATCCTCATCCCGAAATCATTTACGGGCCTGCAATGGGCGCCGTTTATGGACAAAGAAACGGCACTCAACCACATCCGCTATGTGCGCGAAAAATTCTTCAAGCACCCGAACGTGAAAATCAACTGGGCTGCCTGGGAAACAAGCTTCCTCGAAGCGGTCTACAGCCGTGGCGACCGCAGCCTCGGCCCAGTCATTTACGCCGCCTACAAGAAGGGAATCATCTTCGAAAGCGACAGCTACCGCTTTGACTTTGACAAGTGGCTACAGGTCTGGGAAGAATGTGGCTACGACACTTCTTGGGTCTACCGCGAACGCGACAAGGACGAAGTCTTCCCGTGGGACTTTATTCACGCAGGCACGACAAAGCAATACTTGCGCCGCGAATGGGAAAAGGCATTCGACCCGACATCCGCACCAGTGCCGAACTGCAAATGGGGCGATTGCCAAGCTTGTGGCATCCCGGGATTCGGCAAAGAAATTGTCCTCGCCGACAATCCTGTGCGCCACAAGGCGCCGAGCCGCACACCTGAAGAAATCAAGAAGCTCGTCGCCGAACGCCGCCCGAGCCAGAAGGTGAGCTACAGCTACAAGATTACATTCAAGAAGTCCGGCATCAGCAGGTTCCTGCCGCACCACAACATGCTCAGTTTCTTCGAGCGCACGTTCATTTGCGCAGGCATCCCCATCAAGTTCAGCGAAGGCTTCAGCCCGAAGCCCCGCATCGTGAACATGGGTGCCTTGCCGCTCGGACTTGAGACTTACTGCGAAGTCATCAGCGTCGATTTATTGCAAAAGCTCGACCTCTCCGCCGAAGGTAAGCCAGCAATCATCGCAAAGCTCAGCGCTCCGTTCCCGCGCGGCATGGAAATCGTGGACATCGAGCCCTTGAAAGAAAAGCTCTCAAAGCATTTCCCGAAAGCGATGGTCTATCGCCACACGCCTGAAAGCATCCCCGCAGACCTTATGCAAAAGTTCGAACAAAAGCAGTTGCCTATTGTCACGAATCACCGCGGTCAGCAGATGGACTTGAACGAACAGGTTTTGGGAATTGATATTCAGAACGGCACGATGGTCGTGCGCGTCAAATGCAACAACCAGGGGACAACCCCTAGTCCGTTTGTCATTTTTGCAGGGCTGCTTGGCATTGAGATTGACCCGGCCAAGCTCGATGAAGTCTCCCGCCGCTTCCTCGTCGCAAAGATTGCGATTGAATGGTAA
- a CDS encoding ATP-binding protein, translated as MQLIREDYLKLIRPYYDVDLIKVITGARRAGKSVLMEIIKDELVANGVSGSHIISINLEDLDYSFISSIHDLHLEIKSRILDDDKYYIFLDEIQHLDCFEKLLASLRAKLNCSIFVTGSDSTMLSGELATLLTGRTVEFEVFPFSFKEAVNFLEMNKIECNPDEFIKDYIKWGGFPLRFSFRDEGSIKRFLDNLYSNIIERDIIKKSSKIDKKAFKDISLYIMSNAGKEFSAENIARYYTQKTKKSVSSRTIYNYLEKLHKAYILHSCKKYNIVGKSAMESNDKFYATDTGFRTLNTNTVNYEDTFFLENIIYNELLIQGFTVFTGKTFKGEIDFVAIKGNKKCFIQVAYLLASEKTIKREFGAFDKISDASPKYVLSLDRVDLGHDGIEHLNIVDFLLHKVDLHLS; from the coding sequence ATGCAGTTAATTCGTGAAGACTATCTAAAGCTTATTCGCCCTTACTATGATGTGGACCTAATAAAAGTGATAACTGGGGCTCGCCGTGCTGGAAAATCTGTTTTGATGGAAATCATCAAAGATGAACTTGTTGCAAATGGAGTCTCTGGATCGCATATAATTAGCATCAATTTGGAAGACTTGGACTACTCGTTTATTTCGAGTATTCATGATTTGCATTTGGAAATAAAAAGTCGCATTCTTGATGACGATAAATACTACATCTTTCTTGATGAAATTCAGCATTTGGATTGCTTTGAAAAGTTGCTTGCTTCATTAAGGGCTAAATTGAATTGCTCCATATTTGTTACAGGAAGCGACTCTACAATGCTATCTGGCGAATTGGCAACACTTTTGACTGGACGGACTGTTGAGTTTGAAGTGTTTCCTTTTAGCTTTAAGGAAGCTGTGAATTTTCTTGAAATGAATAAAATTGAATGCAATCCTGATGAGTTTATTAAAGACTATATAAAGTGGGGTGGATTTCCGTTGCGTTTTAGCTTTAGAGATGAAGGCTCGATTAAACGTTTTTTAGATAACCTTTATTCAAATATTATAGAAAGGGATATCATAAAAAAATCTAGCAAGATTGATAAAAAGGCTTTCAAGGATATTTCTCTATATATTATGTCAAATGCGGGGAAGGAGTTTTCTGCAGAAAATATTGCTCGCTATTACACCCAGAAAACTAAAAAGTCTGTGAGTTCCCGTACTATATACAATTACCTTGAAAAACTCCACAAGGCATATATTCTTCATTCGTGCAAAAAATACAATATCGTAGGAAAATCCGCTATGGAATCCAATGATAAATTTTATGCGACGGATACGGGCTTTAGGACTTTAAATACGAATACAGTTAATTATGAGGATACTTTCTTCCTTGAAAATATTATTTATAACGAACTGCTAATTCAAGGCTTTACTGTGTTTACGGGAAAGACCTTTAAGGGGGAGATTGATTTCGTTGCTATTAAGGGTAATAAAAAATGCTTCATTCAGGTTGCGTATCTACTGGCTTCTGAAAAGACGATTAAAAGAGAGTTTGGGGCTTTTGATAAAATTTCAGATGCTTCACCCAAATATGTCCTTTCCTTGGATAGGGTTGATTTGGGGCATGATGGAATTGAACACCTGAATATTGTCGATTTCTTATTGCATAAGGTTGACTTGCATCTGTCTTAG
- a CDS encoding GGDEF domain-containing protein: protein MNIVKYIFWLVAFLMGVIAAYVVPEETMSIGAKFIFVGAWGAVLGFVFYTVCSRQIEAIENDFNEVLNKPQPKDTQYVSVRLQEEKKSPLPPGAIPAAEALKQPVPASVRKLDAAALKVGFPLEAWNGFKLGILRNRPFTEVIEAMQKLLPELFPEASGVLYMYGGVQTELSQIFRFGPNVISDETVMPAECASFNTGDIVVTDYSSPEVSSGCTHLHHRPKGLAICAPIEGLEEHFGILTLQVDKLPETETKEYWQAKVSIVAAAFGLYVANQDLNIRFEQHSIRDVLTGLFNKRYMEESLGREITAAVRHKSPIGIVMLYPDAIPAVQNAQGRHAVEQLFWELGQRLPSYIRGEDIPCRYSDDVFCVIMPGADLNITRNRAERIRNEISQLQIAYGEGILATTLSMGVAVMPTHANDAGSLIYTAEASLQMAMQAGGNRVVIADSVMK, encoded by the coding sequence ATGAATATCGTTAAGTATATCTTTTGGTTGGTCGCCTTTTTAATGGGCGTCATTGCAGCGTATGTTGTTCCCGAAGAGACCATGTCCATTGGGGCGAAGTTCATTTTTGTCGGAGCTTGGGGCGCGGTGCTCGGCTTCGTTTTTTATACCGTCTGCAGCAGGCAGATTGAAGCCATCGAAAATGACTTTAACGAGGTGTTGAACAAGCCGCAGCCTAAGGACACTCAGTACGTGTCGGTCCGTCTGCAAGAAGAAAAGAAAAGTCCGCTCCCGCCGGGGGCTATCCCTGCGGCCGAGGCGCTTAAACAGCCGGTGCCGGCTTCTGTCCGAAAGCTTGACGCGGCGGCGCTCAAGGTCGGGTTCCCGCTCGAAGCCTGGAACGGCTTTAAGCTTGGCATCTTGCGCAACCGTCCGTTCACCGAAGTCATCGAAGCCATGCAAAAGCTTTTGCCGGAACTCTTCCCCGAAGCGTCTGGTGTGCTTTATATGTACGGCGGCGTACAGACGGAACTCTCGCAGATATTCCGCTTTGGCCCGAACGTCATCAGCGATGAAACCGTGATGCCTGCGGAATGCGCAAGCTTCAACACCGGCGACATCGTCGTGACCGACTATAGCTCGCCCGAGGTTTCTAGCGGTTGTACGCACTTGCACCACCGCCCGAAGGGTCTTGCTATATGCGCCCCGATCGAAGGCCTCGAAGAGCACTTCGGCATCCTGACCCTCCAGGTCGATAAGCTCCCCGAAACCGAGACAAAGGAATACTGGCAGGCGAAGGTGAGCATTGTCGCTGCTGCGTTTGGCCTCTATGTGGCGAACCAGGACCTGAACATCCGCTTTGAACAGCACAGCATCCGCGATGTGCTTACAGGACTTTTCAACAAACGTTATATGGAAGAGTCGCTTGGCCGTGAAATCACCGCTGCCGTGCGCCACAAGTCGCCCATTGGCATCGTGATGCTTTACCCCGACGCCATTCCGGCCGTGCAGAATGCTCAAGGCCGCCATGCTGTGGAACAGCTCTTCTGGGAACTCGGACAGCGCTTGCCGAGCTACATCCGTGGCGAAGATATCCCGTGCCGATACTCCGACGACGTGTTCTGCGTGATCATGCCGGGTGCCGACCTCAACATCACGAGAAACCGCGCCGAACGCATCCGCAACGAAATCTCGCAGCTCCAGATCGCCTACGGCGAAGGAATCCTTGCGACCACGCTCAGCATGGGCGTTGCCGTGATGCCGACCCACGCAAACGACGCCGGCTCGCTCATCTACACTGCAGAAGCCTCCCTCCAGATGGCCATGCAGGCCGGTGGCAACCGCGTAGTCATAGCAGACTCCGTGATGAAGTAA
- a CDS encoding ATP-binding protein, whose amino-acid sequence MDRFALENMKKWKNSPRRKPLVVMGARQVGKTWLMKEFGRQFYSKVAYVSFYNNKAAASIFETDFEIKRILSALNVASGVTITPNDTLIILDEIQNAPKAFESLKYFCEDAPEYHIMVAGSLLGVAVHTGVSYPVGKVDILQLYPLSFREFLYAVGEKELSDALITKDYALIDTFCDKYIFHLKNYYYVGGMPEAVSVFLQNSDYQGARSVQKTILLQYKGDFGKHVSEKELPRINMVWDSIPIQLAKENKKFFFGQMKRGARSVDFEIAIQWLVDAGLVNKVYRVNEPRVPLSAYKDFSAYKLFVIDVGLLGAMSELDVQSVLEGNRLFVEFKGALAEQFVFQQILCDTAYSPYYYGTEKSTFEQDFLVQKGVNVVPIEVKAECNVRSQSLKAFYDKFKPEHSVRFSLLGHKDQEWMENIPLYAVCNL is encoded by the coding sequence ATGGATCGATTTGCTTTAGAAAACATGAAAAAATGGAAAAACAGCCCGAGGCGGAAACCTTTGGTTGTTATGGGGGCGAGGCAGGTTGGAAAAACTTGGCTAATGAAGGAATTTGGTCGTCAATTCTATAGTAAAGTGGCTTACGTTTCTTTTTACAATAATAAAGCTGCGGCGTCCATTTTCGAAACAGATTTTGAAATAAAGAGAATCTTGTCTGCTTTGAATGTTGCTTCGGGCGTAACGATTACTCCGAACGACACCTTGATAATCCTTGATGAAATTCAAAATGCACCAAAGGCTTTTGAGTCATTGAAGTATTTTTGCGAAGATGCTCCAGAGTATCATATTATGGTTGCAGGGTCTCTTCTTGGTGTTGCGGTCCATACGGGGGTGTCATATCCTGTAGGAAAGGTCGATATTCTTCAGCTTTATCCATTAAGCTTTCGTGAATTCCTTTATGCTGTCGGTGAAAAAGAGCTTTCTGATGCTTTGATAACTAAGGATTACGCTCTTATCGATACGTTTTGCGACAAGTATATTTTCCATCTAAAGAACTATTACTATGTCGGAGGTATGCCTGAAGCTGTCAGTGTGTTTTTGCAAAATAGCGATTATCAAGGCGCACGAAGTGTTCAGAAGACGATACTATTACAGTATAAGGGCGATTTTGGTAAGCATGTCAGCGAAAAAGAGCTTCCCCGAATAAACATGGTTTGGGACTCTATCCCGATACAGTTGGCAAAGGAAAATAAAAAGTTCTTTTTCGGACAGATGAAGCGAGGGGCTCGAAGTGTCGATTTTGAAATTGCGATCCAATGGCTGGTTGATGCTGGGCTTGTAAACAAGGTCTATAGGGTGAATGAACCCCGAGTTCCGCTGTCTGCTTACAAAGATTTTTCTGCATATAAATTATTTGTCATTGACGTAGGCTTGCTTGGGGCTATGAGCGAATTGGATGTTCAGAGTGTTCTGGAGGGAAACCGCCTTTTTGTAGAATTTAAGGGGGCTCTTGCTGAGCAATTTGTATTCCAGCAAATATTGTGCGATACTGCTTATTCGCCTTACTATTATGGTACGGAAAAGTCAACGTTTGAACAAGATTTCCTTGTGCAAAAGGGAGTGAATGTTGTTCCTATCGAGGTTAAAGCGGAATGCAATGTCCGGTCGCAAAGTTTAAAGGCTTTTTACGACAAGTTCAAACCGGAACATTCGGTCCGTTTCTCTTTGTTGGGGCATAAGGACCAAGAGTGGATGGAAAATATCCCCTTATATGCGGTTTGCAACTTGTGA
- a CDS encoding type IV pilin protein, producing MKKQGFTLIELMVVIVIMGILAAVAVPKLFGMIAKSKASEVGPAAGTYVKLQDAYVAEKGTYIGSWKAIGYADPASTVFTYSGFNSGADIALATGKTVAWSAAAKAALNDCQANSVWTLDVSQNGSTGGAAVYTPKLTGGPTGDCAALTPNYCNIGGNKANCAAAGN from the coding sequence ATGAAGAAGCAAGGTTTTACCCTTATTGAATTGATGGTCGTGATCGTTATCATGGGCATTCTCGCCGCCGTCGCAGTACCGAAACTCTTCGGTATGATCGCTAAGTCCAAGGCCTCTGAAGTTGGCCCGGCAGCCGGAACCTACGTGAAGTTGCAGGATGCATATGTTGCTGAAAAGGGTACGTATATTGGTTCCTGGAAGGCTATCGGTTATGCTGATCCGGCTTCCACAGTATTCACCTATTCCGGTTTTAACTCTGGTGCTGACATTGCTCTTGCTACGGGTAAGACTGTTGCTTGGAGCGCCGCTGCAAAGGCTGCATTGAATGACTGCCAGGCTAATAGCGTTTGGACATTGGATGTGAGCCAGAATGGTTCTACCGGTGGTGCTGCTGTCTATACTCCGAAGTTGACTGGTGGCCCGACTGGTGACTGCGCTGCTTTGACTCCGAACTACTGCAATATTGGCGGTAATAAGGCTAACTGCGCTGCTGCTGGCAACTAA
- a CDS encoding sulfatase-like hydrolase/transferase, which translates to MSKIFLFIPPVIAAFLPFLAFNFFDTPQSHGFISAEVLFLVAMVALPQGKLLYKLPFFFVLVLFGIWQGTEDCYAYSITIAILLLISVFLPRKRIPLLSFYGLCVLLVFVVDCENFFNFTFSLHISDVWGLASFYWWGPLLFFIVPLLHTFLVLWFSRNYLCESRVELSHKTVFVLVAASLLLGAGIEKMQTRQSVLDFPVKKLYFYKIFLRHFEDVNLLDENMKQSFPVWDDSKNVVTDFSHPTVMILVESWGVKMGIPFTQELFAPYDSVSKSFVGLKARKAGYTQGAEYEDFGSPENKIVEEPIPAKFKKMGLQTWYVHGYDGDFYDRQNNYAKFGFDSLLFKKDLESYGLAKCQYGFAGVCDSSMVGFLDSLLSDSEPKFIYWTTLDAHTPYEFAEKLEPSFKCSTMKLTDLECIYFTLQENTAKHIAWLASRHPEYRFIIRGDHRPIVSFKERKFVNSFYSRWVSMVVVN; encoded by the coding sequence ATGTCAAAGATTTTTTTGTTTATTCCTCCTGTAATTGCCGCTTTTTTACCATTTTTAGCATTCAATTTTTTTGATACTCCTCAGTCACATGGTTTTATTTCGGCTGAAGTTCTTTTTCTTGTTGCGATGGTAGCTCTTCCTCAAGGGAAACTATTGTACAAATTACCGTTCTTTTTTGTTCTCGTGTTATTTGGAATATGGCAGGGGACAGAAGATTGTTATGCTTATTCGATAACTATTGCAATTCTTTTGCTGATTTCGGTATTTCTTCCTCGTAAACGCATTCCCTTACTTTCCTTTTATGGATTGTGTGTTTTACTTGTTTTTGTTGTAGATTGCGAGAATTTCTTTAATTTTACGTTTTCTCTACATATTTCCGATGTTTGGGGGCTTGCATCTTTTTATTGGTGGGGACCACTTCTCTTTTTTATTGTTCCTTTATTACATACATTTTTGGTGTTATGGTTTTCGCGTAATTATCTGTGTGAAAGTCGTGTTGAATTGTCACACAAGACTGTGTTTGTCTTGGTTGCGGCTTCTTTATTGCTGGGGGCAGGAATTGAAAAAATGCAGACTCGACAAAGTGTTTTGGATTTTCCCGTAAAGAAACTGTATTTCTATAAAATATTTCTTAGACATTTTGAAGATGTAAATTTACTCGATGAAAATATGAAGCAATCTTTTCCGGTTTGGGATGATTCTAAGAATGTTGTTACAGATTTCAGCCATCCAACTGTTATGATTCTTGTAGAAAGCTGGGGTGTGAAAATGGGCATTCCGTTTACACAAGAATTATTTGCACCGTATGATTCCGTTTCAAAGAGTTTTGTTGGTCTTAAGGCGCGAAAAGCAGGATATACACAAGGTGCGGAGTATGAAGATTTTGGCTCTCCTGAGAATAAAATTGTTGAAGAGCCGATTCCTGCTAAATTTAAGAAGATGGGGTTACAAACATGGTATGTTCATGGTTATGATGGTGATTTTTATGATCGTCAAAATAATTATGCGAAATTCGGATTTGACAGTTTACTTTTCAAAAAAGATTTAGAATCGTATGGATTGGCAAAATGTCAATATGGTTTTGCTGGTGTTTGTGATTCTTCGATGGTTGGGTTTCTAGATTCATTACTTTCAGATTCTGAACCCAAATTTATTTATTGGACAACTTTGGATGCCCATACCCCTTATGAATTCGCTGAAAAATTAGAGCCATCTTTTAAATGTTCTACAATGAAACTCACGGATCTTGAGTGTATATATTTTACACTACAAGAAAATACAGCAAAACATATCGCATGGCTTGCAAGCCGACATCCTGAATATCGGTTTATTATAAGAGGAGATCATCGCCCTATTGTGAGTTTTAAAGAACGTAAATTTGTTAATTCGTTCTATTCTCGTTGGGTTTCTATGGTGGTTGTGAATTAA
- a CDS encoding sulfatase-like hydrolase/transferase, with translation MKKNNLSVMLISPFIAAAFPYFASEMCNTPNQGVFSLDVLLLLFLFALPRKSIVWNSVWILVLFAVSFYYENTFQVSCGLIHFDQWSDFYTFGLWLVFLLIINFIPERKKINIAAFALFSSILILMDWSHLFFVSFNMTLVELFNISKFFIWGLLLFILVPVLQTVLTTVMARSCFVKSNNNEYRIFCIAVLLVVLLFNWLFSSAFMGRVQFLNFGTKAYFSIFDNEKYISEQHFLQENIKEAYPVCTDTTFKNPMKNYDKIVVVLAESWGVSKNIQLDSALFSIFSENNVNFKGLLERKAAYTQAAEWEDFGMPNGDKNSMTVPERYQAAGYQTWYVHGYDSAFFERDQSYPKLGFDTLLFRGDFIRKGLASCKYGYPGICDSSMSDWLSSLLSRPNKMFVYWTTLDAHYPYDLQNFEVRSPLCDKFNLSKCECVFYTHQEMSLKAVSNLAKKFPDVKFVVHGDHRPMATIGTKDLSANFYYGWVSAIDLN, from the coding sequence TTGAAAAAGAATAACTTATCTGTAATGTTGATTTCTCCGTTTATTGCGGCCGCATTTCCGTATTTTGCATCTGAAATGTGCAATACGCCGAATCAAGGTGTATTTTCGCTAGATGTTTTGCTATTGCTCTTTTTATTTGCTTTGCCTAGGAAATCTATCGTCTGGAATAGTGTTTGGATTCTGGTGTTGTTTGCCGTGTCTTTTTATTACGAGAATACATTTCAGGTTTCTTGTGGCTTAATCCATTTTGATCAGTGGTCTGATTTTTATACGTTTGGCTTATGGTTAGTGTTCCTTCTAATAATTAATTTTATACCAGAGCGAAAAAAAATTAATATAGCTGCCTTTGCCTTGTTTTCGTCAATCCTAATCTTAATGGATTGGTCTCATTTGTTCTTTGTATCATTCAATATGACTTTGGTGGAATTGTTTAATATCTCTAAGTTCTTTATTTGGGGGCTGTTGTTGTTTATATTAGTTCCTGTTTTACAAACAGTATTGACAACGGTCATGGCTCGAAGCTGCTTTGTAAAGTCAAATAACAATGAATATAGAATTTTTTGTATAGCCGTTCTTTTGGTGGTTCTGTTGTTTAACTGGTTATTTTCCAGTGCTTTCATGGGGCGAGTTCAGTTTCTTAATTTTGGAACTAAGGCCTATTTCAGTATTTTTGATAATGAAAAATATATAAGCGAACAGCATTTCTTGCAGGAAAATATAAAAGAGGCGTATCCCGTATGCACCGATACTACATTTAAAAATCCAATGAAGAATTACGATAAAATTGTTGTTGTTCTTGCCGAATCTTGGGGCGTGTCGAAAAATATTCAGCTAGATAGTGCGTTGTTCTCGATTTTTTCTGAAAATAACGTGAATTTTAAAGGGCTTTTAGAAAGAAAAGCCGCTTATACGCAAGCTGCTGAGTGGGAAGATTTTGGAATGCCAAACGGTGATAAAAACTCGATGACTGTTCCTGAAAGATATCAGGCGGCAGGGTATCAAACATGGTATGTACACGGATATGATAGCGCTTTCTTTGAACGCGATCAAAGCTATCCAAAATTGGGTTTTGATACATTGTTGTTTAGAGGCGATTTTATAAGAAAGGGATTGGCTTCATGTAAATATGGATATCCGGGAATCTGTGATTCATCAATGAGTGACTGGCTTTCTTCTTTGCTGAGTAGACCGAATAAAATGTTTGTTTATTGGACAACTTTGGACGCCCATTATCCGTATGATCTGCAAAATTTCGAGGTTAGGTCTCCTCTGTGCGATAAGTTTAATTTATCTAAGTGTGAGTGCGTTTTTTACACACATCAGGAAATGTCTTTAAAAGCTGTTTCGAATTTAGCTAAAAAATTCCCTGATGTGAAATTTGTTGTTCACGGAGATCACCGTCCCATGGCTACCATAGGAACAAAAGATTTGTCCGCAAATTTCTATTATGGTTGGGTGTCTGCAATAGATCTTAATTAA
- a CDS encoding acyltransferase family protein — MEESLSQQKFETNRDELFDVLKGIAIILVIVGHCHLTKLRPIIYSFHIPIFFFITGYFLKIRPLRQEITLSIKRLIIPYIFTATCICIATFIKEALNYEDSDGSLSYKAIVTHLIGFRGSVVPQWIGSHIDVLWFILALFWARIISISLIKRIKSNILLLLAFLFLGIAGIFLDKSIFIPYCISQGLCASSFIFAGYIANKYKVLDSEYSKKYIPILTILWIYSWHQGAINMAICKYNVNYILAWGGALGAIILLYSSTKALYTSNSFLWRSLLFCGRFSLIIFCVHAFEFSICNWKSLALTNFIPIDYYSIFLIICRLTIAITFTFVFLKIKPIRENIFQLKKYF, encoded by the coding sequence ATGGAAGAGTCATTGAGTCAACAAAAATTCGAAACGAATCGAGATGAATTATTTGATGTCCTAAAAGGAATCGCAATAATCTTGGTAATCGTTGGACATTGCCACTTAACGAAGCTCAGGCCAATAATTTACTCATTCCATATCCCTATATTCTTTTTCATTACTGGATACTTTCTAAAAATAAGACCCTTACGGCAAGAAATAACATTAAGCATCAAAAGACTTATCATTCCATACATTTTTACAGCAACCTGTATTTGCATTGCAACATTTATAAAAGAAGCCCTCAATTACGAAGATTCTGACGGTTCGCTATCATACAAAGCAATCGTAACACATTTAATTGGATTCAGAGGAAGCGTCGTTCCCCAATGGATTGGCAGTCACATTGATGTTCTTTGGTTCATCCTCGCTCTATTTTGGGCAAGAATAATATCAATCAGCCTTATAAAAAGAATCAAATCCAACATACTGCTTTTATTAGCATTTCTCTTTCTAGGAATAGCAGGTATTTTCCTGGACAAATCCATTTTTATCCCTTATTGCATATCACAAGGTCTATGCGCATCTAGTTTTATATTTGCGGGATATATAGCCAACAAATACAAAGTACTAGATTCAGAATATTCAAAAAAATATATTCCGATCTTAACGATTCTATGGATATACAGTTGGCATCAAGGCGCAATAAACATGGCTATTTGCAAATACAATGTAAACTATATACTAGCTTGGGGAGGAGCCTTAGGCGCCATCATCTTGTTATATAGTTCGACAAAAGCACTTTATACCAGCAATTCATTTCTTTGGAGAAGCCTTCTTTTCTGCGGGCGATTTAGCTTGATTATATTCTGCGTTCACGCTTTCGAATTTTCAATCTGCAATTGGAAATCTTTGGCCCTGACAAATTTTATTCCAATAGACTATTACAGCATATTCCTCATCATATGCCGTTTAACAATAGCCATCACATTCACATTTGTTTTCTTAAAAATAAAACCTATACGTGAAAATATTTTTCAACTTAAGAAATATTTTTAA